One segment of Clostridium saccharoperbutylacetonicum N1-4(HMT) DNA contains the following:
- a CDS encoding Ig-like domain-containing protein, with translation MKNYFKKFSIMFVMVLMLVLGWSISAFAADDGVVGTSNLNNAAENSAKVGNVLKLPEVGWKRYDDTNKNIKYDGTLWTTVGYSDNYTGATHVVYRTTNSNINSSYKFNFSGTKLRILTDYNIDHSNSEKIIIDGKVCNNSPYSTYSSRLSRCVIGFEITGLAEGIHSVVVTNQTLDVMTLDAVDIGSNEQLLPYNESITLDKSTMNLIEGDSGQLTAITTPSSVGVTWTVSDPSIATIEVDPTNGKLIKVNGIKEGTCTITATTADGSNLSASCIINVTRKTEPTPYPQPTDTDYITNIAHAKGTNTNNPGGEVTIIFHGTADTILSIVKTADVKDVWIGDNFTYTLVITNTGTKTAKAVAVNDPAPNHINFNVSGVTTTQGKVDSSSSSKNIIVNVGDILPGETVTIKIPSTVIA, from the coding sequence ATGAAAAATTACTTTAAAAAGTTTAGTATAATGTTTGTGATGGTATTAATGTTAGTGCTAGGATGGTCAATTAGTGCCTTTGCAGCTGACGATGGAGTAGTAGGAACAAGCAATTTAAATAATGCTGCTGAAAATAGTGCTAAAGTTGGTAATGTATTAAAATTACCTGAAGTAGGATGGAAACGATATGATGATACAAACAAAAATATAAAATATGACGGAACTTTATGGACTACTGTAGGTTATTCAGATAATTACACGGGTGCTACACATGTAGTTTATAGGACAACTAATTCTAATATTAATAGTTCATATAAATTTAATTTCAGTGGTACTAAATTAAGAATTTTGACTGATTATAATATAGATCATAGTAATAGTGAAAAGATTATTATCGATGGAAAAGTGTGTAATAATTCTCCTTACTCTACGTATTCTTCACGGTTATCAAGATGTGTTATAGGCTTCGAAATAACTGGTTTAGCTGAAGGAATTCATTCTGTGGTAGTTACTAACCAGACTTTAGATGTAATGACATTAGATGCTGTGGACATTGGTTCTAATGAGCAATTATTGCCATATAATGAATCAATAACATTAGATAAATCAACAATGAATTTAATAGAAGGTGACTCAGGACAATTAACAGCTATAACGACTCCATCATCAGTAGGAGTAACATGGACAGTAAGTGATCCTTCAATTGCAACAATAGAAGTAGATCCTACTAATGGTAAACTTATAAAAGTAAATGGAATTAAAGAAGGAACTTGTACAATAACAGCAACTACGGCAGATGGTAGCAATTTAAGTGCATCATGCATTATAAATGTAACTAGAAAAACTGAACCAACACCATATCCTCAACCAACAGATACAGATTATATAACTAATATTGCTCATGCCAAAGGTACCAATACCAATAACCCTGGTGGAGAGGTTACAATTATATTTCATGGAACAGCTGATACTATATTGAGTATAGTAAAAACAGCAGATGTAAAAGATGTATGGATTGGAGATAATTTCACATATACTCTTGTAATAACTAATACTGGAACAAAGACAGCTAAAGCAGTAGCTGTAAATGACCCAGCTCCAAATCATATTAATTTTAATGTTAGTGGAGTAACAACTACTCAAGGAAAAGTTGATTCAAGTTCAAGTTCTAAAAATATTATAGTTAACGTTGGAGATATTTTACCTGGAGAAACAGTAACAATTAAAATACCTTCAACTGTAATAGCATAA
- a CDS encoding Ig-like domain-containing protein, whose translation MNENIDSTQTNLIVTATPVEGQNYVHLQWTDLGKGYTYRVYSKEKDQEIYQSIPAKGDVVVLNIYPSPVQNTGLSGGAKDLDGNVIPDSGILKTWLEKENINEVKIESISLTSFNANPSKYLQKVDGKWNYDCIFYGMWNLLPETMYPNDNAIEYLRTFIHEGGGFMTSHHTIGYRGLDRGVNKLAKELGVEIFGRKQANSNSAYTCRDSSGNLFPTVSFEIDDPSSLSNADRTVYWNYSSKVQMAKKGLLDNYPFEVGDIGTVFDIPLQHSLSVFGKGDVWMTPVNPTGFTDGTFKEINVSPLTGDHGTNNFYVHTYNNTAIINSGHSFPQISQAETRIIANTLYYLAQLTSNTSCDDHKGQDVTGPDKVTITNVLSDDKDLKVSYSKPNDKGTSYEYYVKASAGNNTNDIISNTVSAVNTLGIAGYSYVIDNIENTEPDNKIDTSDLSISVPLSGLDLLKPIYIHIRAIDNAGNVSETTHYEYKYVSSLTLDKTEITMLEGREEHITATTNPVGIGVTWTSSDTSIATVDETGKITGIKPGQVTITAATIWGGLSATCVVTVKRDIILDIEPKKDKIHIKENVIANLVIENITEIAAEDALIKYDNTKLKFIGTNEVEGIKLIKLDQDDNELRIITASEGLEGIANAKRVLLKLYFQGIASGEALVDIIKGKVSDGIQMEKDLTYDECGEATITIDDIVIPDDVNRSGEFTLLDLAIDARHLGENPNSLPQYVTDQVINGAIDNDDLLKIGEYMLNNLNYKLK comes from the coding sequence ATGAATGAAAATATTGATTCAACGCAAACAAATTTAATAGTTACAGCTACACCAGTAGAAGGACAGAATTATGTTCACCTTCAATGGACAGATCTTGGAAAGGGATATACATATAGAGTTTATTCAAAAGAAAAAGATCAGGAAATTTATCAAAGTATCCCTGCAAAAGGGGATGTGGTAGTATTAAATATCTATCCAAGTCCAGTTCAAAATACAGGATTATCAGGCGGAGCAAAAGATTTAGATGGAAATGTTATTCCTGATAGTGGTATTTTAAAGACATGGTTAGAAAAGGAGAATATAAACGAAGTTAAAATAGAATCTATTTCACTTACAAGTTTTAATGCAAACCCATCTAAGTACTTACAAAAAGTTGATGGTAAGTGGAACTATGATTGTATTTTCTATGGAATGTGGAACTTATTACCTGAGACAATGTATCCTAATGATAATGCTATTGAATATCTTAGAACATTTATTCATGAAGGCGGAGGATTTATGACTTCTCACCATACTATAGGATATAGAGGATTGGATAGAGGAGTTAATAAACTAGCAAAGGAACTTGGAGTTGAAATATTTGGACGTAAGCAAGCAAATAGTAATAGTGCATATACATGCAGGGATTCAAGCGGTAATTTATTTCCAACAGTATCTTTTGAAATTGATGATCCATCAAGCTTAAGTAATGCAGATCGTACAGTTTATTGGAACTATTCATCAAAAGTGCAAATGGCTAAAAAAGGATTACTAGACAATTATCCATTTGAAGTTGGAGATATAGGAACCGTTTTTGATATTCCTCTTCAACATAGTTTATCAGTTTTTGGAAAAGGAGATGTTTGGATGACCCCAGTAAACCCAACAGGATTTACTGATGGAACATTTAAAGAAATAAATGTATCACCTTTAACAGGAGATCATGGGACAAATAATTTTTATGTTCATACTTATAACAATACAGCTATTATTAATAGTGGACATAGTTTCCCACAGATATCACAAGCAGAAACTCGTATTATTGCAAATACATTATATTATTTAGCTCAATTAACAAGTAATACTTCTTGTGATGATCATAAAGGTCAGGATGTAACAGGTCCTGATAAAGTCACTATTACAAATGTATTAAGTGATGATAAAGACTTAAAGGTGAGTTATTCAAAGCCAAATGATAAAGGGACAAGCTATGAATATTATGTTAAGGCTAGTGCTGGTAATAATACAAATGATATAATTTCTAATACAGTATCTGCTGTAAATACATTAGGAATTGCAGGATATTCATATGTTATTGATAATATAGAAAATACAGAACCTGATAATAAAATAGACACTTCAGATTTATCAATATCTGTACCTTTATCTGGTTTAGATTTATTAAAACCAATATATATTCATATTAGAGCAATAGATAATGCAGGTAATGTATCAGAAACTACTCATTATGAATATAAATATGTGAGCAGTTTAACTTTAGATAAAACAGAAATAACAATGCTTGAGGGAAGAGAAGAACATATAACAGCAACAACAAATCCAGTTGGTATAGGAGTAACCTGGACTTCAAGTGATACTTCAATAGCTACTGTAGATGAGACTGGTAAAATTACAGGTATTAAACCAGGACAAGTAACTATAACAGCAGCTACAATCTGGGGTGGTTTAAGTGCAACATGTGTTGTTACAGTGAAAAGAGATATAATTTTAGATATAGAGCCCAAAAAAGATAAAATTCATATAAAAGAAAATGTAATAGCCAATTTAGTTATAGAAAATATAACAGAAATAGCAGCAGAAGATGCATTAATAAAATATGATAATACTAAATTAAAATTCATAGGAACAAATGAAGTAGAAGGTATAAAATTAATTAAATTAGATCAAGATGATAATGAATTAAGAATAATAACTGCAAGTGAAGGATTAGAAGGTATAGCTAATGCTAAGAGAGTATTATTAAAGCTTTATTTCCAAGGTATAGCTTCAGGAGAAGCCTTAGTAGATATAATTAAGGGGAAGGTTTCTGACGGTATTCAGATGGAAAAAGATTTAACATATGATGAATGTGGAGAAGCAACCATAACTATAGATGATATCGTAATACCAGACGATGTAAATCGCAGTGGAGAATTTACTCTTCTTGATTTAGCAATCGATGCTAGACATTTAGGCGAAAATCCAAATTCTCTTCCACAATATGTTACTGATCAAGTGATAAATGGAGCAATAGATAATGATGACTTATTAAAGATTGGTGAATATATGCTTAATAATCTAAATTATAAACTTAAATAA
- a CDS encoding putative holin-like toxin, with product MNDNLMLLLYAGNFLLALLTFIVLLINNIKK from the coding sequence GTGAATGATAATTTAATGTTACTTTTATATGCAGGTAATTTTCTACTTGCATTGTTAACATTTATAGTTTTACTTATCAATAACATAAAAAAATAG
- a CDS encoding immunoglobulin-like domain-containing protein has protein sequence MDNSLLSMNLEKNFVYHEVLTDSDNAVKDIARLLALGTESEEIIDASGTLVKPATPIIDKCWEVVYPKEDRTKHPEIEDWNNLLPEEYKKVTEDKISKITDTVILKTKTIPKDIKVNNSSEIGVNQDLNKNSIEMYLEIYMPPYLCDSESEDPIKQRTGYVPQVNDVNGIASGNTRVARNYHHLFMRIFDNINEAGTAPAENVIDSVTRDVIKWNSRSSSWSKLSWYTDFEDKFKAPLLGHSENGMQSGTVRLPVLGGLTSESKIKLWINVNASRFALGVMGSPNVDFSDNRYLIGCAYVGQIDSFDFSINDTAGNFGLFCTSSTSPAMGKTEVKTRASVPAIISGSTVTPGSGATGSGTRSNFQTGLRIFNPGTVYDLTAMEIANVPYDYNNVDGGVYWGTRYIDTSTVKLYCTFDAAPSIITYTNAAGSAVRRSIGCPGTVAITPSSIEVDPNNRHRVKINLTLEDLLKAFIGDAETKLAMAGKGISFLYVYYNGYANSVYNEAVATLNIQYNFSYYTEYTVQTGGVKRDKFGNPVAAILDTTYGKNTANGITDFAMYATFTKDYFQRHFLMFASTEEYMQKELYGKSSYTGEYFADRIKIVHSSEGPRGILSGMITIDTSSLYPFDELIVNKDFEKYQDKPEELYVYLPITAPYCPFANSPNGRHGIGILKDIRYPIPVTDEEIVRFAVNEIARKYSDLGYITEDIKLISSSKYGAKITWKSTDATLIEIPESKDPAYINIAKVHRPDFDPKKDNPKVTLTAVVTHGSVTKEYDLALIVKMLGVSDSQSIIWDLNDLVLPKEATDNIILPTKGKNGCDIKWDTDNAAVIAIDGTVTRPDVGKGDVIVTLTATVTKGKESPQPKKFQVTVKNWTEDEELQQAYDLVSWDLIKGKNTNSQAITYDLELSTQVGTRGVTAEWILVSSSADNGSKNGKIDITTGIITRPTYTQGQVTFQISCKLTKSGKTETKLLPPFIMAPLDITDAEIAQYAKNILELTPYLGDNVSPTKITTAMNLPIKSTDSNASRAIITWSLVDVDHKDLQSSIYITLTNTADNCAVQISRPSNKDGNKSIGLKAVISVISSDGKTYVDPNPKYFDIIILAS, from the coding sequence ATGGACAACTCACTATTAAGTATGAACTTAGAAAAAAACTTTGTTTATCATGAAGTTTTAACTGATTCAGACAATGCTGTAAAGGATATAGCAAGACTATTAGCTTTAGGTACAGAATCAGAAGAAATTATTGATGCATCTGGCACATTAGTAAAGCCAGCTACTCCAATAATTGATAAGTGTTGGGAAGTAGTTTACCCAAAGGAAGATAGAACAAAGCATCCAGAAATAGAAGATTGGAATAATCTTCTTCCAGAAGAATATAAAAAGGTTACTGAAGACAAAATTTCTAAGATTACAGATACAGTAATCTTAAAAACTAAAACAATTCCAAAAGATATTAAGGTTAATAACTCTAGTGAAATTGGAGTTAACCAAGACTTAAATAAGAATAGCATAGAAATGTATCTTGAAATTTATATGCCTCCATACCTTTGTGATTCAGAATCTGAAGATCCAATTAAGCAAAGAACAGGATATGTTCCACAAGTAAATGATGTTAATGGTATTGCAAGTGGTAACACAAGAGTTGCTAGAAACTATCATCATTTATTTATGAGAATATTTGATAACATAAATGAAGCAGGAACTGCTCCAGCTGAAAATGTTATTGATTCAGTTACAAGAGATGTAATAAAGTGGAATTCAAGAAGTTCTTCATGGTCTAAACTTTCTTGGTATACTGACTTTGAAGATAAATTTAAAGCACCACTTCTTGGGCATTCAGAAAATGGAATGCAGTCAGGAACAGTAAGATTGCCAGTATTAGGCGGATTAACTTCAGAATCTAAAATTAAACTTTGGATTAATGTAAATGCTTCAAGATTTGCTTTAGGAGTTATGGGTTCACCAAACGTTGATTTTAGTGATAATAGATATTTAATTGGCTGTGCTTATGTAGGACAAATAGATAGTTTTGATTTTTCTATAAATGATACAGCAGGAAACTTTGGTTTATTCTGTACAAGCTCAACTTCTCCAGCAATGGGCAAGACAGAAGTAAAAACTAGAGCGTCTGTACCAGCAATTATAAGTGGTTCAACTGTAACTCCAGGATCTGGAGCAACTGGTTCAGGAACTAGATCAAATTTCCAAACTGGACTTAGAATTTTTAATCCTGGAACTGTATATGACTTAACAGCTATGGAAATTGCAAATGTTCCTTATGATTATAATAATGTTGATGGAGGAGTATATTGGGGTACAAGATATATAGATACAAGTACAGTAAAATTATATTGTACATTTGATGCTGCACCATCAATTATTACTTATACAAATGCTGCAGGATCCGCTGTAAGAAGAAGTATAGGATGTCCAGGAACAGTAGCAATTACTCCATCAAGTATAGAAGTAGATCCTAATAATAGACATAGAGTTAAGATAAATTTAACTTTAGAAGATTTACTTAAAGCTTTCATAGGAGATGCAGAAACAAAATTAGCTATGGCAGGCAAAGGAATAAGCTTTTTATATGTTTACTATAATGGATATGCTAATAGTGTTTATAATGAAGCTGTAGCTACATTAAATATTCAATATAATTTCTCTTACTATACAGAATATACAGTACAAACTGGTGGTGTTAAGAGAGATAAATTCGGTAATCCAGTTGCAGCTATATTAGATACTACTTATGGTAAAAATACAGCTAATGGTATTACAGACTTTGCTATGTATGCAACATTTACAAAGGATTATTTCCAAAGACATTTCTTAATGTTTGCTTCTACTGAAGAATATATGCAAAAAGAATTATATGGTAAGTCATCATATACAGGAGAATATTTTGCTGACAGAATTAAAATTGTTCATAGTTCAGAAGGTCCAAGAGGAATTCTTTCTGGAATGATTACAATAGATACTTCAAGTCTTTATCCTTTCGATGAACTTATTGTTAATAAAGATTTTGAAAAATATCAAGATAAACCAGAAGAATTATATGTATATCTTCCTATTACAGCACCATATTGTCCATTTGCTAATTCACCAAATGGAAGACATGGTATTGGTATCCTTAAAGATATAAGATATCCAATTCCAGTAACAGATGAGGAAATCGTAAGATTTGCTGTTAATGAAATTGCTAGAAAATATAGTGATTTAGGTTACATTACAGAAGATATTAAATTAATTTCATCTAGTAAATATGGAGCAAAAATTACATGGAAATCTACTGATGCTACATTAATAGAAATACCAGAGTCTAAGGATCCAGCATATATTAATATAGCAAAAGTTCATAGACCTGACTTTGATCCTAAAAAAGATAATCCTAAAGTAACACTTACAGCTGTAGTTACTCATGGATCAGTAACTAAGGAATATGATCTTGCTCTTATAGTTAAAATGCTTGGTGTCAGCGATTCTCAATCTATAATTTGGGATTTAAATGATTTAGTACTTCCAAAGGAAGCTACAGACAATATAATCCTACCTACAAAGGGAAAAAATGGTTGTGATATTAAATGGGATACAGATAATGCAGCTGTTATTGCTATTGACGGTACTGTTACAAGACCAGATGTTGGTAAAGGGGATGTGATTGTAACACTTACTGCTACAGTTACAAAAGGAAAAGAAAGTCCACAACCAAAGAAATTCCAAGTTACAGTAAAGAATTGGACAGAAGACGAAGAATTACAACAAGCATATGATTTAGTTTCTTGGGATTTAATTAAAGGAAAAAATACTAATTCACAAGCGATTACTTATGATTTAGAATTATCAACTCAAGTTGGTACTAGAGGAGTAACAGCTGAATGGATACTTGTTTCAAGTTCGGCAGATAATGGAAGTAAAAATGGTAAGATTGATATTACAACTGGTATTATTACTAGACCTACTTATACTCAAGGTCAAGTTACTTTCCAAATTAGCTGTAAATTAACTAAATCAGGTAAAACAGAGACAAAACTATTACCTCCATTCATTATGGCACCATTGGATATTACAGATGCCGAAATTGCTCAGTATGCTAAAAACATACTTGAACTTACACCATACTTAGGTGATAATGTTTCACCAACAAAGATAACTACTGCCATGAATTTACCAATTAAATCAACTGATTCAAATGCATCAAGAGCTATTATTACATGGAGCTTAGTAGACGTTGATCATAAAGATTTACAATCAAGTATATATATAACACTTACAAATACAGCTGATAACTGTGCTGTTCAAATATCTAGACCTTCAAATAAAGATGGAAATAAATCAATAGGATTAAAGGCAGTTATATCAGTTATAAGCAGTGATGGAAAAACATATGTTGATCCTAATCCAAAATACTTTGATATTATAATTCTTGCATCTTAA